Proteins found in one Sulfurovum xiamenensis genomic segment:
- a CDS encoding RluA family pseudouridine synthase, which yields MDIFWTLFKKRSINKKGEAEMPFVKEKFTVAEKMPAFVFIMRTFNMSQGQAQRVISKGRLLIGKNSFFRSGEHIEGEVEVVYFKPTSQGNLPLFHTKDFMVFEKYSGVLVHPNTMATPYSLLDEIRTIAGDDANAVHRIDMETSGLLLASKHKHSESFLKSAFEARNIQKSYLAWVDGKLTEPFSSKERIKVNNDYSQSKHKVFISEEGKASHTDFIPLEYDETLDATLVACYPHTGRTHQIRVHLFHVKHPILGDPLYGTTFKTANDYLEEILSPEDRMKETGASRLMLHAHSLTFNMGAKFHIESKSDFAQMKDLICKKERRVFNTK from the coding sequence ATGGACATTTTTTGGACTTTGTTCAAAAAGCGTTCTATTAATAAAAAAGGTGAAGCAGAGATGCCATTTGTCAAAGAGAAATTTACAGTAGCAGAGAAAATGCCTGCATTTGTATTTATCATGCGTACCTTTAATATGTCACAAGGACAAGCCCAACGTGTCATCTCCAAAGGAAGATTACTGATCGGAAAAAACTCTTTTTTCCGTTCCGGAGAGCATATAGAGGGTGAAGTGGAAGTGGTCTATTTTAAACCTACATCACAAGGGAACCTTCCTCTCTTTCATACCAAAGACTTTATGGTCTTTGAAAAGTACTCCGGTGTATTGGTCCACCCCAATACCATGGCTACCCCCTACTCTTTACTCGATGAAATCCGAACTATTGCCGGTGATGATGCCAATGCTGTACACCGTATAGATATGGAAACATCCGGATTGCTTTTGGCAAGCAAGCATAAGCACTCCGAGTCCTTCCTAAAAAGTGCCTTTGAAGCTAGAAATATTCAAAAATCCTACCTTGCATGGGTCGATGGAAAACTCACAGAACCCTTCTCTTCGAAAGAACGTATCAAGGTCAACAATGACTACAGCCAAAGCAAACACAAAGTCTTTATCTCTGAAGAAGGGAAAGCATCTCACACAGACTTTATCCCTCTAGAGTATGATGAAACACTTGATGCTACACTTGTAGCCTGTTATCCTCATACGGGAAGAACCCATCAAATAAGGGTCCATTTGTTTCACGTGAAACATCCTATTTTGGGTGATCCACTTTACGGAACCACCTTCAAAACTGCCAATGATTACCTCGAAGAAATACTCAGTCCGGAAGATCGTATGAAAGAAACGGGAGCAAGCAGACTGATGCTTCATGCCCACAGTTTGACCTTTAATATGGGTGCTAAATTTCATATAGAGAGTAAAAGTGATTTTGCTCAGATGAAAGATCTGATCTGCAAGAAAGAAAGAAGGGTATTTAATACAAAATAG